The proteins below come from a single Drosophila kikkawai strain 14028-0561.14 chromosome 3R, DkikHiC1v2, whole genome shotgun sequence genomic window:
- the SdhCL gene encoding uncharacterized protein SdhCL: protein MYASRLLARSLKQKSPLLRQLLSQKPLARTGGLPLEATARWLATKDDKEARGSGPTTIGPDGNVLEPPVILKVIPFRPVPDLPYDDRNMLLGREMSPHLSIYKIQLTSLLSICLRISGFVLAIFVWALGIAGLCMQGDMEGLVKKVEDCDCPVVMTASRVMLVAPFAYHAVAATRHMIWGLNKFLTIPEIYATGYVAVVLAIAFAAALLVMDVEQKPKEQVDLSKPPPKGKQPPKGKQEKKDTKADPKAKAKKHDDKH from the exons ATGTACGCAAG CCGCCTATTGGCTAGAAGTCTGAAGCAAAAAAGTCCCCTACTGAGACAGCTCCTCAGCCAGAAACCGCTGGCACGAACGGGTGGCCTTCCGCTGGAGGCGACTGCTCGTTGGCTTGCAACCAAAGATGACAAGGAAGCCAGGGGAAGCGGACCCACGACAATTGGGCCGGACGGAAATGTTCTTGAACCGCCGGTCATCCTGAAAGTAATACCCTTCCGCCCGGTCCCCGATTTGCCATATGACGACCGCAATATGCTACTGGGACGGGAAATGTCGCCCCACCTGTCTATCTATAAGATACAGCTTACTTCGTTGCTGTCCATCTGCCTGCGTATTAGCGGTTTTGTCCTGGCTATTTTCGTTTGGGCCTTGGGAATAGCCGGACTCTGCATGCAGGGGGACATGGAGGGATTGGTGAAAAAGGTCGAGGATTGCGACTGCCCCGTAGTTATGACGGCCTCGAGGGTCATGTTGGTGGCGCCATTTGCATACCACGCCGTAGCTGCCACCCGGCACATGATCTGGGGTCTGAACAAGTTTCTGACGATCCCCGAGATCTATGCCACCGGCTATGTGGCTGTGGTCCTAGCTATTGCATTTGCTGCTGCCTTGCTGGTCATGGATGTTGAACAGAAGCCCAAGGAGCAGGTGGACCTCTCCAAGCCACCGCCGAAGGGTAAGCAGCCCCCGAAGGGAAAACAAGAGAAAAAGGATACCAAGGCTGATCCAAAAGCTAAGGCTAAGAAACATGATGACAAGCATTAA